CGTGCGCTCTCGGCGGGAATGTTTAACCCCTCACCCCTGCCCCTCTCCCGGCCGGGAGAAGGGTTCCCATCCCCATTCGCGAGCGGCAGCCTTCACACCGTCTTTGCCTCGAACAGGCAGATGTCGTTGATCAGGCAGGCCGGGCAGTCCGGCTTCGTCGCCTTGCAGACATAGCGCCCGTGCAGGATCAGCCAGTGATGGGCGTGCAGGAGATAGGCCGGCGGCACCGCCGTCTCCAGGCCGAGCTCGACCGCGAGCGGGTCCTTGCCCGGCGCGATGCCGGTGCGGTTGGCGACTCGGAACAGATGGGTGTCGACCGCGATCGTCGGCAGACGGAAGGCGATGTTGAGCACCACGTTCGCCGTCTTGCGCCCGACGCCGGGCAGCGTCTCCAGCGCTTCGCGTGACCGCGGCACCTCGCCGCCGTGTTCGGCGATCAGTTGCTCCGACAGGGCGATGACGTTCTTGGCCTTGTTGCGGTAGAGGCCGATCGTCTTGATGAACGCGCGCACCCGCTCCTCGCCCAGCGCCACCATCTTCGCCGGCGTGTCGGCCACCCGGAACAGCGGCCCCGTCGCCTTGTTGACGCCGACATCGGTGGCCTGCGCCGACAGGACCACGGCGACCAGCAGTGTGTAGGGGCTGATGTAGTCAAGCTCGCCCTTCGGCTCGGGGTCGCGCGCCTGGAAGCGCCGGAAGATCTCGGCGATCCGCTCCGGCGGCAGGGCCGAGCGGCCGGCCGCGGCGCGGGCCGCCTCGGCATTGGCCTTCGCCTTGGCCTTGCGTGGCTTTGTCGCGGCGGGCGGGGATGGCGGAAGGGCGGGCTTGGTCTGGCGGGGCGGCATGCTTGGCTTATAATGTGGCGTCATGGCCAGCGACAATCCGCAAGCCCCGGATGAGGAGACGGTTTTCGACGCGGTGCTCACCCCGCACCGCTCGCTCGGCCCGCGCGGCTTCCGCATCCTGCTCCTGGTGGTCGGCACGGTCTCGACGCTGTTCAGCATCCCGTTCTACATCATGGGCGCCTGGCCGGTGATCGGCTTCTTCGGCCTCGACGTGGCGCTGCTCTACGTCTTCTTCCGCCTGAACTACCGCGATGCGCTGCGCCAGGAGCGGGTGCTGCTCACCCATGTCCGGCTGCTCTTCTCCCGCAGCGACGCCCGCGGCGTCAGGCGGGAATGGCTCTTCAACCCGCTCTGGGTGCGCCTGCAGCGCGACGAGATCGAGGAGTTCGGCATCACCCGCCTGGCGCTGGTGCAGCGCGGCCGCGCCGTCGAGATCGCCCGCTGCCTCGGCGCCATGGAGAAGGCGAGCTTCGCCGATGCCTTCGCGCGGGCGCTGGCCGTGGCCCGGCGCGGGCCGGACTATGAGCGGGCGCCATAGGTTTCGGGTGGGCGAGCCCGGGCGGCAGGGCTAGAGTCCCGCCCCTTTTCGGAGCCCGCCATGCTCGCCGCCCATCCCGACTCCCCGCTCGCACCCCTTCCGGTCGCCGACCCTGCCCGGCTCGACGACTATGACCGCGTGCGCCGGGCCATCGCCTTCATCTCGCAGCACTGGCAGCGCCAGCCCTCCCTCGAGGAGATCGCCGATCATCTCGGCCTGTCGGTCTCGCACGTCCATCACCTCTTCCGCCGCTGGGCCGGCATCACGCCCAAGGCTTTCCTGCAGGCGGTGACCATGGATCGGGCGCGCGGGCTGCTGCGCGACTCCGCCTCGATCCTCGACGCCGCCTACGAGCTCGGGCTCTCCGGCCCGGGCCGCCTGCACGACCTCTTCGTCACCCACGAGGCGATGACGCCGGGAGACTACAAGGCCGGCGGCGCCGGCCTCACCATCCGCTGGGGCTTCCACCCCTCGCCCTTCGGCCTCGCCCTGGTGATGCTGGCGCCCCTCGGGCTCGCCGGCCTCGCCTTCGCCGATCCCGGCGAGGAGGCGGCCGTGCTCGCCGACATGACGCGCCGCTGGCCGAAGGCGCTCTATGTCGAGGACAGGCCGGGCACCGCGGCCGAGGCGGCGCACATCTTCGACCCCGCGCAATGGTCGGCGGAGCGGCCGCTGCACGTGGTGATGATCGGCACGGATTTCGAGGTGCGGGTCTGGCGCGCGCTCCTCAGGATCCCGATGGGCCGCGCCACCACCTATTCCGACATTGCCGGGCATGTCGGCAACCCCAGGGCCTCGCGCGCCGTCGGCGCCGCGGTCGGCAGGAACCCGATCTCCTTCGTCGTGCCCTGCCACCGCGTCATCGGCCGCTCCGGCGCCCTGACCGGCTATCACTGGGGCCTGACGCGCAAGCAGGCGATGCTGGGCTGGGAAGGCGGGCGGACGGCGGGGTAGGAGGCACGACGGCCGTGCCCCCGGCCTGCCATTCCCGCCGCGAGGTTTCCGTCATGGACGGGCTTGTCCCGTCCATCCACGCGAACACCGCCGGGGTCATGAAAGCAATCGGCCTATGCCATGTCGAACACAGGCTGTTGTCGCGTTCGCGTGGATGGACGGGACAAGCCCGTCCATGACGCCGAGAGTCCGGCGGCAG
This portion of the Labrys wisconsinensis genome encodes:
- the nth gene encoding endonuclease III, with amino-acid sequence MPPRQTKPALPPSPPAATKPRKAKAKANAEAARAAAGRSALPPERIAEIFRRFQARDPEPKGELDYISPYTLLVAVVLSAQATDVGVNKATGPLFRVADTPAKMVALGEERVRAFIKTIGLYRNKAKNVIALSEQLIAEHGGEVPRSREALETLPGVGRKTANVVLNIAFRLPTIAVDTHLFRVANRTGIAPGKDPLAVELGLETAVPPAYLLHAHHWLILHGRYVCKATKPDCPACLINDICLFEAKTV
- a CDS encoding DUF2244 domain-containing protein, yielding MASDNPQAPDEETVFDAVLTPHRSLGPRGFRILLLVVGTVSTLFSIPFYIMGAWPVIGFFGLDVALLYVFFRLNYRDALRQERVLLTHVRLLFSRSDARGVRREWLFNPLWVRLQRDEIEEFGITRLALVQRGRAVEIARCLGAMEKASFADAFARALAVARRGPDYERAP
- a CDS encoding bifunctional transcriptional activator/DNA repair enzyme AdaA — translated: MLAAHPDSPLAPLPVADPARLDDYDRVRRAIAFISQHWQRQPSLEEIADHLGLSVSHVHHLFRRWAGITPKAFLQAVTMDRARGLLRDSASILDAAYELGLSGPGRLHDLFVTHEAMTPGDYKAGGAGLTIRWGFHPSPFGLALVMLAPLGLAGLAFADPGEEAAVLADMTRRWPKALYVEDRPGTAAEAAHIFDPAQWSAERPLHVVMIGTDFEVRVWRALLRIPMGRATTYSDIAGHVGNPRASRAVGAAVGRNPISFVVPCHRVIGRSGALTGYHWGLTRKQAMLGWEGGRTAG